GCCGCTGCTCACGGTAGCTGTTCGCCGCTGCTCACGAGAGCTGCTCGCCGACGAGTTCGTCCGCGTGCTCAATAAAGTCCGCCTCGTTCCCTTTCGGGACGGTCGCACCGGCCGCCACGTCGTGTCCGCCACCATCTCCGCCGACAGCGCGTGAGGCCTGTCCCATCACGGCGGAGAGGTCGAGCCCCTTCCGAACCAGACTGTGCGTGCCGCGAGCGGAGACTTTGACCTCCTGATGCTGGTCGTCCGTTGGCTTCGGGTCTGGGTCCGGGTCCGGGTCCATCCCTGCTCCTGCGTCATCACCCGACTTATCCGCGAACGCGATGATCGGCTTCGAGCGGCTGATACCCTCGTTGCCCATCGCCATGCCGGCAACGATTCCAACGATCGTTTCACGGATGCGGTCTTCCGCGTGGAACCACTGGAGGTTGTCCGTCTGTGTCACACCTTCCTCGGTGACGAGGTCGATACCGTTCGAGAGGTTACGCCGGTGGTTCCGTAACAGGGTTCGAGCCTGCTCGAGTGCCGCTCCGCGATCACCGAGACAGACTGCCAGGCCAACGTCGGCACGCTCATAGCGTGCGGTCGCGTTGAGCAGCGTGGAAAACTCGCTGGCGTCGCGCAGTTCGGTGCCGACAGGTTCGTCGCACAGGACGTAGGCAGTGCCGACGAGTCGATCGATCTTCCCCGCCGGAACGCCGCGAGAGACGGCTCGCTTGACGAGCGCGCTGGCGACGGTCTGTTTCTCCTCGGCGGTCAGTTCCGCCCAGCGGCGCCACTCGCCGGCGTCGGAGCCAGTGGCGTCTGCCGGCCGACGCAACTCGAGTGGCAACTCGTCTAAAAACGAGAGCACCCCGCGTTCGCTGCCGGAGATGCCCGGGATACGAACGTCGGTGGCGTACTCGAGTAGCTTCGGGAGTGGGCGGGTCTGCTTGCCGTAGAGGGCGAGGTCGGTGCTGGGTTCGACGACGCCGGCGTCGACGCCTTCGGCGACGATGTGTTCGTTTGCGCCGTGGAGTTCGCCGTCGGAGTCTTGCATGTCGCCGACGGCACCGACGATGGCGAGGGCGGCGAGGTCGCGGTTGTCGGCGCGGGCTGCAGTTTCGCTGCCACCGTCGGGAATGATCGTCTCGTCCGACACCTCGGCAAGCGCCCGCGCGAGGACGTAACTCGCGCCAGCGCCCGAAAGTTCGGACGCGCCGTTGATACCGAACAGAAGCGGGTTGAGGTGGTAGTCCGTCTCCGCGTCGGCGGGCTGGTGGTGGTCCGCGATGACCGGCGTAAACGCACCCGCTGCTTCGTGGACGCTGATCTCGTCGAGCTGGCCGCTCCCGAAGTCAGTAAAGAGGACGGTGTCGTACTCGGTGGCCGCAATAGCCTCGATAGCCGCCGCGTCGAGCTGTTTTTCGAAAACGGTCTCGAACGGAATGCCCGCGCGTTCGAGCGCCTGGCTCGCGATGGCGGCGCTCGTCAGTCCGTCGGCGTCGATGTGGGAGGCGAGTAACACGCGCTCTGCCTCACAGAGTGTCTGTGCACACTCGAGTGCGCGGTCCTCGAGTTCGGGGATTGGGCCAGCCATCGCGGTATCGTTGGATCGGCTTCCCGAATAAAGGTGCGGATCAGGCACAGGTGGTGATTGATTGTTGTTGGTCGGACGTTCGTGTTGATATATCCCCTGACTTTATATTGCGACTCCCTCTGGACGGTGGTGTTCAGATAAGATTCAAGGAGTGAGGTGTGGCGTTTTCTGAGTGACTCATGCCCGAAAACGCACGTCTCATAGGAAGTTCGTCCAGATCGACTTGGATTTTGTGGAGCGGGAAGCCACACTGCGACTGTTGATGAAGCTCAGTATTCAGCTCTACCTTGCCGGACTCTTGCTTTCGAATACTGTCTAGGACTCTATATCTTCAGTGTTGAACGGCCCTGATCTACCGTTCACAACTGGGTTCACGAGGGCGACCTACGACCGGAATTCGGCCGGAATCCAGATCACGTTGCGGTTGACGAGGTGATCCGACTCGACGATGAACAGTATTGGCTGTACGCTGCCGTTGACTTCGAAACGAACGAATTGCTGCATACAAAGTACGAACCGATGAGAACCAAGGTTCTCGCGAGCGGCTTCATTCGAGAGCTCCGGGAAAACACGACGTCAAGAGTGATCAGTGCAATAGTTGAACCCCTCTACTGGAGACCACCAACGACTTGCGAGAAGGGGATGTAAAGTAAGTTTCATGAGATGATCAGAACTTATGCAGACCACTTATGACGTCGTGTTTCTCATCGACACAGATCTCTCGTTATAGTGCGCCTGTGACCGCCACGGTCTCGAATTCCGGTACGAACGGCACGGTGAACGAAACAGTTCGTACGTGTCTTCTATAAGATAAAACGACGAACAATCCCGCCCTCGAACAGCTTCAGCAATGCCACGGTAATAACTACCGATCAGTGGCTCAAATCATTGACGTTCGCATGGAACCAGTTTATCTGAACACGACCCTCTGACAGGCTGTTTCAATCGTTATTAGAACCGATACTGGACGCAATCCGAAAAGCTTGTTCGCATAACCGACTTCAACCGTTGACCGCCGAGTAATCTTGCAGGTTGATGTTACTGAGAAGAAGTAGTCGCGTATTTAAGATAGGTGAATAGCTCAACGGTTTGGGCCCCATCGCAATGCGTACATTCTGCAGCCGTCCCCCCTAGAGGGAGCCTCTGGAGAGTACCGACTTTATGTAGTTCTATCCGACAACATATGCCAGTGTGCTTTTGAGACACAACTCTACCCATTCTTCCCCAACTTAGTGTTTGCCACAACAGAAATAAATAATCTGATGTATGTAATATTGTTTTTGTGTATATGTTATATTTCCTCTGGACACCATGTTCCAGTACATTCCTCTTCCATTTCTGATTGAGCTACTTTTATAACGTCCCCCTCAGAATCTGTGAATATTTCATCTTGTTCAATTGTCCCTGTTCCAGTTATTGACACAGATGGTGGGACCCCTACACTTACAGATTCATTAACAGCATAACTGTTATACGCATGTGCATATCGCGCAAATACCTCTCGATCTTCTTCATTGTAGTCACCGCTCGGTTCCAACATTAACCCTGCATACCCACCTACTTTTGGGCCCGAAAATGTTTCGCTTAAGTTCCGTTCTTGACAGTCATAGCTGTCGATTTTTGGCTGGCTCCAGTCATCGTAAGCCTGTTCGTCATTGAACCTGAACGCCATTGCTCCTTCGGCATCACTTGATTCTGACTCAGTAAATGCTACTTCTCCTCCTGTCAAAATATCATCGTTAACATTTCCTGTGGCAAGACTCCAATGCGGATTCTCTGCTTTATAAAATAACCCCGCTCCATCTTTGGGCGATGTGCCATAACTGTGATGATCTGGCCCGCACTGTGAGTAATCTGTAGATGGATGCATAGTAAACTCAAAATTATATGTTATATGAAATTCGACCGTATATATGTGTTCATCGGGCTCTTCAATACCAGTTATACTAAAAACAATCCCACCAGTAGACGGGTCTTCAATAGAATTTGTATTATTTTCACCTTCCTTTCCCTTTTCGTCTGACTCCTGTCCAAGTTTTCTATTTATCGTTGTAGAACTTGACACGGCATTATATCCATGATTGGCTAGGTACTTTTTCTGCGCCTCAGCACCTTCTTCCATTCGAATTTTACCCGATTCTTTCATTTCTTTCCTAATCATATCCACTTTCTTGCTGGATGTGGCAATCACATTCCCAGTGAATCCACCTGCTCCTAATGCAGTCGTTGCTCCTATTGTCTTAAGCAAAGTTCTTCGGTTTGCCATATCTATATCCAATAGATATATCTAAGTAATATTAAAACTTACGACACTATAAGAACTGTGTAAAGAATGCATGTGGCCATATTTTATAACTACAAAACCCAGCAAATATCGGGTGGCCTTCTGATGCCCTCATTTCTGATATACTCTGTAGTCTATATGATTATAATCTCTAAATATCCACGTGTAAAAATACCCTTTTGTGGATGTGAATATTCACTTTTTGGTAGTATAACCTAAATATGGCAGAAGTGTTCCTATAGTTATTGCAAGGCCAATAATAATCATAAAGAAAGAGAACGTTGGTGGTTCCACGCCGCTTAAATGAGAGTCAATCATTAACAAGCCACCTACTATTGATATATGCAGACCAATAATACTAATGTGGGTTTTGCTCATACAGATGCTTTATCGAAGGTTGTCTAAATATTTTGGTTACAATTACTATTGGTTGAATACCTATACTCCCATGTCAAACTACAACATCACTCCGAACAGAATTTCTTGTAAAACAAGTCGTAAATCCGAGGGTGTTGATGATTTAACGGGTTATAATGTTCATCAGAGCGCGTACGTTTTGTGAACGTCGCTATTGAAGACGGCCTTCGGAGAGTGGAGTGCGTTTCGGAGGTGTTCGTTACAGCAAAGAGGTTGTGCGTGTGTGCTGACACTCATCACTGGATCCAAGTCTCGAGTGGTTCTCGTATTGCTACAGAAGTAGTTCGACCGTCTCTCGGGCCAGCGCGTTGAACGTTGCCTCACTCGCGACGAGGTCGACGTCGATGCCGAACTCGGCGGCGGTCTCCCGGGTCGGCTCGCCGATGACACCGACAGTCGCGTCCTCGAGTCCCGCCAGCGCGTCCGCTCGAACGTCGCGCTCGGCGGCCGCCTCGAGGAAGTGTTCGACG
The DNA window shown above is from Natrialba magadii ATCC 43099 and carries:
- a CDS encoding DHH family phosphoesterase, yielding MAGPIPELEDRALECAQTLCEAERVLLASHIDADGLTSAAIASQALERAGIPFETVFEKQLDAAAIEAIAATEYDTVLFTDFGSGQLDEISVHEAAGAFTPVIADHHQPADAETDYHLNPLLFGINGASELSGAGASYVLARALAEVSDETIIPDGGSETAARADNRDLAALAIVGAVGDMQDSDGELHGANEHIVAEGVDAGVVEPSTDLALYGKQTRPLPKLLEYATDVRIPGISGSERGVLSFLDELPLELRRPADATGSDAGEWRRWAELTAEEKQTVASALVKRAVSRGVPAGKIDRLVGTAYVLCDEPVGTELRDASEFSTLLNATARYERADVGLAVCLGDRGAALEQARTLLRNHRRNLSNGIDLVTEEGVTQTDNLQWFHAEDRIRETIVGIVAGMAMGNEGISRSKPIIAFADKSGDDAGAGMDPDPDPDPKPTDDQHQEVKVSARGTHSLVRKGLDLSAVMGQASRAVGGDGGGHDVAAGATVPKGNEADFIEHADELVGEQLS